GCAGGAAGGGGCTCAGGTGAGGTCACATCCAGAGCAGCACCAGCAATCCGACCTTGCTTCAGGGCCTGCAGCAGGTCTTCCTGGTTCATGGCATCTCCACGGCCCACATTGATCACCCAGGCCCTTTCAGGAAGCAAATCCAGCACATCCTGATCAAGCACCTGATGGGTCGCCGGGGTGCTGGGCAGGACCATCACCAGATGATCTGCCTGTGGCAACACCTGTGGGAAATCCTGCCGGGTGATGATGGGCACGCCATCTTCATGGCCTGATTGGGTCCTGACCCCGGTCACCCTGGACCCCAGAACTTTCAGCACCCTGGCCAGAGAACGGCCAATGTTGCCATACCCCCAGATCACCACATGCTTGGAATGCAGCGAGCCAAAAGGATGGGGAACAAACCAGCGCCCCTCCCTTTGCTGGTCCCTCAGGACATGAAGCTTGCGGACAATGCTCAGCAAGAGGGCCAGGGTGTGCTCGGTGACCAGCTCCTCATGCAAATTGGGAGCCCGGTACAGGGTGATGTGCTCTGGCAGGTTCATGGCCAGCACATGGTCCACTCCGGCCGTCAGGGTCTGAATCCACTGCAGCTGTTTTGCATGCTCCAGCAAATGGCGCACAAAATCCCGGTTGAGGGTCCACAAAACCAGTCCCCGGGCTTCTGACACCTGGGGAGGCAAGGCCTGATCTGGATACACCTTCACCCACTCAATGCCCTGCAGTACTGGCAACTCCACATGCCCCGAAACCATCACCTTCATGAGATCTCTCCTTCAATGAACATCTGTTTTAAAAATTCTGCACGGGTGAGTTCCATGTTGACACTGGTGGAATCCCCCTTCTGGGCATGGCTTTTCACCTGAAACCCCACCCGGGCAAAACAGCGCTGCGCCCTCACATTGTGCAAAAAAGTGGTGAGTCTGATGCGCTCCAGAGGAGGCTGAATGCCCTGAAAAGCATGCCGGGCCAGGGCCAGCAGGGCTTCACGGCCATACCCATTCCCCAGCAAACCCCGTTCTCCAATCATGATCCCCAGTGTCCCCTGAATGGGATGGGCAGGCAAGGCAGGCTGCAAATGGTACAGTTCCACCGAACCAATCAGACGGCCTTCCGTGAAAATGCCAAAACCCCACTTGTCTCCCGCCTGCTCCTCTTCCAGCAGGATGCGCTTGAACAGCCACAAAGGAAGACGCACAGGTCTGGCCCCGTTCCAATCTGCCAGTTCCCGGTCCCGAAAAAAAGCATGCATCAATCGCCAGTCTGCAGAGGTGAGCTCAGTGATGCGTTTCAGAACCACCCGTTCAAAACCTATCTGCATGCTCCTCCTCTGTAAAAATGAAGCCCCTTTCAGGCTTCATTGCAAAATCGCAAAATCTACACGCCCACCAGCAAAGGTCTGTTGTGCTGGTCCACATGCACCACCTGGGGAACCATGGTTCTGGCTTCGGTCTCGGTGAAGTTGCCATAAGCAGCAATGATCACCAGATCTCCCGGCTGGACCAGATGGGCCGCAGCTCCATTGATGCCAATCACACCGCTTCCTCTGGCACCACTGAGGGCATAGGTGGAAAGGCGGTTTCCATTGGTGATGTTGTAGATGTCCACCCGTTCATGGGGCAGGATGTCTGCCAAGTCCAGCAAATCCTGATCGATGGTGATGGAGCCGACATAATCCAGGTCTGCCTGGGTGACGGTGGCCCGGTGTATTTTGGCTCGAAACATGATGCGTTCCACGAAAGGCATTCTA
This window of the Deinococcus roseus genome carries:
- a CDS encoding D-2-hydroxyacid dehydrogenase, with translation MKVMVSGHVELPVLQGIEWVKVYPDQALPPQVSEARGLVLWTLNRDFVRHLLEHAKQLQWIQTLTAGVDHVLAMNLPEHITLYRAPNLHEELVTEHTLALLLSIVRKLHVLRDQQREGRWFVPHPFGSLHSKHVVIWGYGNIGRSLARVLKVLGSRVTGVRTQSGHEDGVPIITRQDFPQVLPQADHLVMVLPSTPATHQVLDQDVLDLLPERAWVINVGRGDAMNQEDLLQALKQGRIAGAALDVTSPEPLPADHPFWRLENVILTPHVASQSDRLQSKMREFMLENLSRLHAGEQMVGKVERHKGY
- a CDS encoding GNAT family N-acetyltransferase codes for the protein MQIGFERVVLKRITELTSADWRLMHAFFRDRELADWNGARPVRLPLWLFKRILLEEEQAGDKWGFGIFTEGRLIGSVELYHLQPALPAHPIQGTLGIMIGERGLLGNGYGREALLALARHAFQGIQPPLERIRLTTFLHNVRAQRCFARVGFQVKSHAQKGDSTSVNMELTRAEFLKQMFIEGEIS
- the panD gene encoding aspartate 1-decarboxylase, which codes for MERIMFRAKIHRATVTQADLDYVGSITIDQDLLDLADILPHERVDIYNITNGNRLSTYALSGARGSGVIGINGAAAHLVQPGDLVIIAAYGNFTETEARTMVPQVVHVDQHNRPLLVGV